In one Denitratisoma sp. genomic region, the following are encoded:
- the ndk gene encoding nucleoside-diphosphate kinase, whose protein sequence is MAVERTLSIIKPDAVAKNVIGKIYSRFETNGLTIVAAKMKHLSRQEAEGFYAVHRERPFFKDLVEFMISGPVMIQVLQGEGAIAKNRDLMGATDPKKAAAGTIRADFAQSIDANAVHGSDAPETAAVEIAYFFPTMDVYPR, encoded by the coding sequence ATGGCTGTTGAACGCACCCTGTCGATCATCAAACCCGATGCCGTGGCCAAGAACGTGATCGGCAAGATCTACTCCCGCTTCGAAACCAACGGTCTGACCATCGTGGCGGCCAAGATGAAGCATCTTTCACGTCAGGAAGCGGAAGGATTCTATGCCGTGCATCGCGAGCGGCCCTTCTTCAAGGATCTGGTCGAATTCATGATCTCCGGCCCGGTGATGATCCAAGTGCTGCAGGGCGAGGGCGCCATCGCCAAGAATCGCGATCTGATGGGTGCCACCGATCCGAAAAAGGCTGCAGCGGGAACCATCCGTGCCGATTTCGCCCAAAGCATCGATGCCAATGCGGTGCATGGCTCGGATGCACCGGAAACGGCAGCCGTTGAGATCGCCTACTTCTTCCCGACGATGGACGTCTATCCGCGCTAA